From the Helicobacter pylori genome, one window contains:
- a CDS encoding TerB family tellurite resistance protein — protein sequence MEIILLIIAAVVLFYFYNTLKEYLKNPLNPKTKTEEYDLKNDPYLLAQSSPLDKFKQTQMGAYMRLLKCLDIQKNALDNALRTLFIHELEQPLNSEQRDLAKELLNEPVDKKENFESLCQEIADHTHGEYTKRLKLVEFLMLLAYADGILDSKEKELFLDVGAFLQIDNQDFNELYDNFERFNAIEIPMSLEEAKNLFEIQTTTTKQDLEKKALDLSAPYYHKMNDNKRYSEQDFISLKKIALASQLLENDLKDS from the coding sequence ATGGAAATCATTTTATTGATTATCGCAGCGGTTGTGTTGTTTTATTTTTACAACACCCTCAAAGAATACTTGAAAAATCCCCTAAACCCTAAAACCAAAACCGAAGAATACGACTTGAAAAATGACCCCTATTTGTTAGCACAATCTAGCCCCCTAGACAAATTCAAGCAAACCCAAATGGGCGCGTATATGCGTCTTTTAAAATGTTTAGACATTCAAAAAAACGCTTTGGATAACGCCTTAAGGACGCTTTTTATCCATGAATTAGAGCAACCCTTAAACAGCGAACAACGAGATTTAGCTAAAGAGCTTCTCAATGAGCCTGTGGATAAAAAAGAAAATTTTGAATCCTTATGCCAAGAAATCGCCGATCACACGCATGGGGAATACACCAAACGCCTGAAATTAGTGGAATTTCTTATGTTATTAGCCTATGCTGATGGGATACTAGATAGCAAGGAAAAAGAATTGTTTTTAGATGTGGGGGCGTTTTTGCAGATAGACAATCAGGATTTTAACGAGCTTTATGATAATTTTGAACGCTTCAATGCAATAGAAATCCCTATGTCTTTAGAAGAAGCAAAAAATCTTTTTGAAATCCAAACTACCACCACCAAGCAAGATTTAGAAAAAAAAGCTTTGGATTTAAGCGCCCCCTATTACCATAAAATGAACGACAACAAACGCTACAGCGAACAAGATTTTATCTCGTTGAAAAAAATCGCCCTCGCTTCCCAACTTTTAGAAAATGATTTAAAAGACTCATAG
- a CDS encoding motility associated factor glycosyltransferase family protein has protein sequence MPFLKALESFDVPYLEKEISKRFRDNLVFFKSYHPNLFNALNTPFKNYQLLFEKNHLNLLHTPTNALSYPKHQMIETAFSMASNPLNNPRWSLDNNHLSLHYLRSQNNHKLPLTLKATHAISNFLDNYQTPCSLKKFLPPTMIYGVLDGLFLAILQAQNYRFHSLYLFEENLDLFKISCYFARYEDLIKKGAKLFIQGFFNPNELKMDFLKRPVTHSFLKLEIMPYKSAFNMRMRENIQSYYKQALRGWGSFEDELLGLKNTIKNLPLYQTLKTKPKKINAPICVVGNGPSLDLLLDFLKENEDHFIIFSCGTALKPLKAHGVKVDFQIEVERIDYLKEVLENAPLEDTPLMGANMLNPNAFNLAKEALMFMRGGSACAYISPLSIEYAAPFVGNAGVALAGLMSDEIYLCALDCAYIKGFKKHAKNSYYGDEKEIDTSSLISIEGNFKGYETFSDSLFLLSKERIEEALHYYQPKKVYNLSYGAKIKHAVSLNYSQVKLKQTNKQDATARIKSMFNPPNNHASDLNNLQKNLMSFKEDFLKYLNTPCKTKQEIFEWVDNLNGFCQTASAKTPTIGILFEGSVAHILQSVLIVSLHLKENELTNFINHSQNTLKQFLKKACLLLQRQLKQP, from the coding sequence ATGCCCTTTTTAAAAGCCCTAGAATCTTTTGATGTGCCCTATTTAGAAAAAGAAATTTCAAAGCGTTTTAGGGATAATTTAGTTTTTTTCAAATCCTATCACCCCAATCTGTTTAACGCCCTCAATACGCCTTTTAAAAATTACCAATTGCTTTTTGAAAAAAACCATCTTAATCTCTTACACACGCCCACGAACGCTTTAAGCTACCCTAAACATCAAATGATAGAAACCGCTTTCAGCATGGCTTCTAACCCCTTGAATAATCCTAGATGGTCATTAGACAATAACCACCTCTCTTTACATTATTTAAGATCTCAAAACAACCACAAACTCCCCCTAACCCTTAAAGCCACGCATGCGATCTCAAACTTTTTAGACAATTATCAAACGCCTTGCTCTTTAAAGAAATTCTTACCCCCTACCATGATTTATGGCGTTTTAGACGGCTTGTTTTTGGCTATTTTACAGGCTCAAAATTACCGCTTCCATTCGCTTTATTTGTTTGAAGAAAATTTAGATTTGTTTAAAATCAGTTGCTATTTTGCACGTTATGAAGATTTGATTAAAAAAGGGGCCAAACTCTTTATTCAAGGGTTTTTTAACCCTAATGAATTGAAAATGGATTTTTTGAAACGCCCTGTTACGCATTCTTTTTTAAAACTAGAAATCATGCCCTATAAAAGCGCTTTCAATATGCGCATGCGAGAAAACATTCAAAGCTATTACAAACAAGCCTTAAGGGGTTGGGGGAGTTTTGAAGACGAATTGCTAGGGTTAAAGAACACGATTAAAAACTTACCCCTATACCAAACCCTAAAAACCAAACCCAAAAAGATCAACGCCCCCATTTGCGTGGTGGGCAATGGGCCAAGCCTGGATTTATTGTTAGATTTTTTAAAAGAAAATGAAGATCATTTCATCATTTTTTCATGCGGAACCGCCTTAAAGCCTTTAAAAGCGCATGGCGTTAAAGTGGATTTTCAAATAGAAGTGGAGCGCATAGACTATCTTAAGGAAGTTTTAGAAAACGCCCCCCTAGAAGACACCCCCTTAATGGGGGCTAACATGCTCAATCCTAACGCTTTTAATTTAGCCAAAGAAGCGTTGATGTTTATGCGTGGAGGGAGTGCTTGCGCGTATATAAGCCCTTTAAGTATAGAATACGCAGCGCCTTTTGTGGGCAATGCCGGGGTGGCTTTAGCGGGTTTGATGAGCGATGAAATCTATTTGTGCGCTTTAGATTGCGCTTATATTAAAGGGTTTAAAAAGCACGCTAAAAATTCCTATTATGGAGATGAAAAAGAGATTGACACCTCATCTTTAATCAGCATAGAGGGCAATTTTAAAGGCTATGAAACTTTTAGCGACTCGCTCTTTTTGCTCTCTAAAGAAAGGATTGAAGAAGCCCTTCATTATTACCAACCTAAAAAAGTCTATAATTTAAGCTATGGGGCGAAAATCAAGCATGCTGTTAGCCTCAATTACTCTCAAGTGAAATTGAAACAAACCAACAAACAAGACGCTACCGCCCGCATTAAAAGCATGTTTAATCCTCCCAATAACCATGCTAGTGATTTAAACAATTTACAAAAAAATCTGATGAGTTTTAAAGAGGATTTTTTAAAATATTTAAACACGCCTTGTAAAACCAAGCAAGAAATATTTGAATGGGTGGATAATTTGAACGGGTTTTGCCAAACAGCCAGCGCTAAAACCCCCACTATAGGTATTTTATTTGAAGGGAGTGTGGCTCATATCTTACAAAGCGTTTTAATCGTTTCATTGCATCTTAAAGAAAATGAGCTTACAAATTTTATCAACCACTCTCAAAACACCTTAAAACAATTCCTTAAAAAAGCTTGTTTGTTATTGCAAAGGCAACTCAAACAACCATGA
- a CDS encoding DUF5644 domain-containing protein encodes MSVLKLHVKVFRFETNKDYNPAYESYFLEYQEDQYLLDLLKQLKGVSYNENIALKINQIAVFEDAKISDLVAFFSKEWVLDPLSKRYALKDLMIDEKEVLKNYEDFFKQVPYITKGEKEELEKFIQINFINPQTNPKYLGDGFFLYVKWLMKRYPTERDRLLEMISQPESGVMNFLSVAHYLYKNDDNIDHEIYELQEMLTNSKIKPWKDFSKNLLSLFQYHSNPPKTPNPPKTCALFNAYAKHLNAQALLKSAKFYLEKMGQKVIDLPFCYDGGYYGKIISTHDFLTVCAYNLALAKANGVSLIFCEEDAYLNILHAKEVLDNNPEIIDSVNEKLKKYQLVYEKDIEIAYLNEWVNEFLAWELKSPFDQFLGAEFSRIKRSDHFFHKIHLKSPNFLESFQNYAPLLEVNETNGLLQCAHLRYLGIDLGADFLIAHSLGLFHAFENLSLKASKIYKRDNDNTPTLLLPQIALMAMGEKDKQALGLDTHYHKVTFI; translated from the coding sequence ATGAGCGTTTTGAAATTGCATGTAAAAGTCTTTCGTTTTGAAACCAATAAAGATTACAATCCAGCTTATGAGTCTTATTTTTTAGAATACCAAGAAGATCAATACCTTTTGGATCTTTTAAAGCAACTCAAAGGCGTGAGCTATAATGAAAACATCGCGCTTAAAATCAACCAAATTGCGGTGTTTGAAGACGCTAAAATAAGCGATTTGGTGGCGTTTTTTTCTAAAGAATGGGTGTTAGATCCCCTATCCAAACGATACGCTTTAAAAGATTTAATGATTGATGAAAAGGAAGTTTTAAAAAATTATGAAGACTTTTTCAAACAAGTCCCCTATATCACCAAAGGCGAAAAAGAAGAATTAGAAAAGTTTATCCAAATCAATTTTATCAACCCCCAAACCAACCCTAAATATCTGGGCGATGGCTTTTTCTTGTATGTTAAATGGCTGATGAAGCGCTACCCCACAGAGCGGGATCGGTTGTTAGAGATGATTTCTCAGCCTGAAAGCGGTGTGATGAATTTTTTAAGCGTGGCGCATTATCTCTATAAAAACGATGATAATATTGACCATGAAATCTATGAATTGCAAGAAATGCTCACTAACTCCAAAATCAAGCCATGGAAAGATTTTTCTAAAAACCTTTTAAGCCTTTTTCAATACCATTCTAACCCCCCAAAAACGCCCAACCCCCCTAAAACTTGTGCGCTCTTTAACGCTTATGCGAAGCATTTAAACGCCCAAGCGCTTCTCAAAAGTGCTAAGTTCTATTTAGAAAAAATGGGGCAAAAAGTCATTGATCTGCCTTTTTGTTATGATGGGGGCTATTATGGGAAGATCATCAGCACGCATGATTTTCTCACGGTTTGTGCGTATAATCTGGCTCTAGCCAAAGCTAATGGCGTTTCGCTCATTTTTTGCGAAGAAGATGCGTATTTGAATATCTTGCATGCTAAAGAAGTTTTAGACAACAACCCTGAAATCATCGACTCTGTCAATGAAAAATTGAAAAAATACCAACTCGTTTATGAAAAAGATATTGAGATAGCCTACCTCAATGAGTGGGTTAATGAATTTTTGGCATGGGAATTGAAAAGCCCGTTTGATCAATTTTTAGGGGCTGAATTTTCTCGTATTAAACGAAGCGATCATTTTTTCCATAAAATCCACTTAAAAAGCCCTAATTTTTTAGAGTCTTTTCAAAATTACGCCCCCCTTTTAGAAGTCAATGAGACAAATGGCTTGCTCCAGTGTGCGCATTTACGCTATTTGGGGATTGATTTGGGGGCAGATTTTTTAATCGCGCATTCTTTAGGGCTTTTTCACGCTTTTGAAAATTTAAGCTTAAAAGCTTCAAAAATTTATAAAAGAGATAATGACAACACCCCCACTTTATTACTGCCTCAAATCGCGCTGATGGCTATGGGGGAAAAAGATAAGCAAGCTCTAGGGCTTGATACGCATTATCATAAAGTTACTTTCATTTAA
- a CDS encoding M3 family oligoendopeptidase, producing MKEQEWDLSALFENKESAEEFLKTLQTEAQEFESAYQNNLKDLDATGFADALKHYENLLEKISRAMTYAQLLFAKNTKEAKFYSQCEMACANIQQHLLFFEIEFKNLDAKKQLAFIKKCKDHAFYLNNLIEKKKHTLNLDEEKIALALSPVGVGAFSRLFDEHFSSLKIPFEEKTLSEEEILALLHNPKRKIRKKSQKAFSKALEKSRPLLTYILNMVRKDLLIETKLRKYDKKESFRHIDNQISQESVDSMIEIVNANFSLVHRYYHKKAQILGHKLKDYDRYAPLNNESITMTYSQALEEVLKTLKAFSPEFHKIASKAIKEGWVDSHPKDFKQGGAFSHGTVPSAHPYVLLNYTGNRRDAFTIAHEFGHMIHQELSKKQGVLNMDTPLTTAETASVFSEMLFFEHLKKGLKSDELLFMLAGKLEDIFSTLFRQVVMTNFERRIHEMDEELDTKDFDRIWFEENQRMFEKSVKLTKNYHLWWSYIPHFIHSPFYCYAYSYGQLLTLALYGLYKKSDAKEFVKTYTEFLSLGGSKSPKELVSMFGFDIDSKEFWEIGMQEVRHLLEEFERLLACEEN from the coding sequence ATGAAAGAGCAAGAATGGGATTTAAGCGCTTTATTTGAAAATAAAGAAAGCGCAGAAGAATTTTTAAAAACCTTACAAACAGAAGCACAAGAATTTGAGAGCGCTTATCAAAATAACCTTAAGGATTTAGACGCCACAGGATTTGCCGACGCTCTTAAACATTACGAAAATTTGTTAGAAAAAATTTCTAGAGCGATGACTTACGCTCAATTACTCTTTGCCAAGAACACCAAAGAAGCGAAGTTTTATTCGCAATGCGAAATGGCTTGCGCGAATATCCAACAACACCTTTTATTCTTTGAAATTGAATTTAAGAATTTGGACGCCAAAAAACAACTCGCTTTCATTAAAAAATGCAAAGATCATGCTTTTTATCTAAACAATCTCATAGAAAAGAAAAAGCACACCTTGAATTTAGATGAAGAAAAGATCGCCCTAGCCCTTTCACCTGTGGGAGTGGGCGCGTTTAGCCGTCTTTTTGATGAACATTTTTCTTCTTTAAAAATCCCTTTTGAAGAAAAAACTTTAAGCGAAGAAGAAATTTTAGCCCTCTTGCACAACCCCAAACGCAAGATCCGTAAAAAATCTCAAAAAGCTTTCAGCAAAGCGTTAGAAAAATCCCGCCCTTTACTCACTTACATTTTAAACATGGTGCGTAAGGATTTGCTCATTGAAACCAAACTGAGAAAATACGACAAAAAAGAGAGTTTCCGCCACATTGACAACCAAATCTCGCAAGAGAGCGTGGATAGCATGATAGAAATCGTGAACGCTAACTTTTCCTTAGTGCATCGTTACTATCATAAAAAAGCGCAAATTTTAGGGCATAAACTCAAAGATTACGATCGCTACGCCCCTTTAAACAATGAGAGCATCACTATGACTTACTCTCAAGCTCTAGAAGAAGTGCTTAAAACCCTTAAAGCCTTTAGCCCTGAATTTCACAAAATCGCTTCTAAAGCGATCAAAGAAGGGTGGGTGGATTCACACCCCAAAGACTTTAAGCAAGGTGGGGCTTTTAGCCATGGCACGGTGCCTAGCGCTCACCCCTATGTGCTGTTAAACTACACAGGGAATCGCCGAGACGCTTTCACTATCGCCCATGAATTTGGGCATATGATCCACCAAGAATTATCCAAAAAACAAGGCGTATTGAACATGGATACGCCCTTAACCACCGCAGAAACCGCTTCTGTCTTTTCTGAAATGCTGTTTTTTGAGCATTTGAAAAAGGGTTTGAAATCTGATGAGCTTCTTTTCATGCTGGCCGGCAAGTTAGAGGATATTTTTTCTACGCTTTTTAGGCAAGTGGTGATGACTAATTTTGAAAGAAGAATCCACGAAATGGATGAAGAATTAGACACCAAAGATTTTGATCGAATCTGGTTTGAAGAAAATCAAAGAATGTTTGAAAAAAGCGTGAAACTCACTAAAAACTACCATTTATGGTGGAGCTATATCCCCCATTTTATCCATTCGCCTTTTTATTGCTACGCTTATAGTTACGGACAGCTTTTGACTTTAGCGCTTTATGGGCTTTATAAAAAAAGCGACGCTAAAGAATTTGTTAAAACTTACACGGAATTTTTGAGCTTAGGAGGGTCAAAAAGCCCTAAAGAATTAGTGTCCATGTTTGGCTTTGACATTGATAGCAAGGAATTTTGGGAAATTGGCATGCAAGAGGTGCGTCATTTATTAGAAGAATTTGAAAGGTTGCTCGCATGCGAAGAGAATTAA